One Chiloscyllium plagiosum isolate BGI_BamShark_2017 chromosome 14, ASM401019v2, whole genome shotgun sequence genomic region harbors:
- the LOC122556614 gene encoding microfibril-associated glycoprotein 3-like: MLKISFFSMKRSGLTLSLIFNCCTLVCTLYNGTNHSTERTILATNAGSRLLSSLPAHRDIIVKEGTSVLIECNVNNSQLRNVLWYNSKGELLEESGELDGKWLILDSGELNITRITFADRGRYTCVSKNSHGTLNYTVTLRVVFTTGDMGVYYMIVCLIAFTIVMILNITRLCMMSSHLRKTEKAINDFFKMEGAEKLQKAFEIAKRIPIITSAKTLELAKVTQFKTMEFARYIEELARSVPLPPLILNCRAFVEDIIEAVWMEDPEQATNENKDGQVVRGNEDIYTIGTEIQRSSSPAGESDDSYVHEECQEIAVQVSVHSQSEKQSIDTLSQGSSRLEHSEESLSKIQTNKTDGVVYESHI; this comes from the exons atgctgaaaatctcattcttttccatGAAGCGCTCAGGTTTAACACTAAGTTTGATTTTCAACTGCTGTACACTTGTTTGCACATTATATAATGGTACAAATCACAGTACAGAAAGGACCATTTTGGCAACAAATGCAGGATCACGTCTTCTTTCAAGCCTACCAGCACATCGTGACATAATAGTGAAAGAAGGAACCAGTGTATTGATTGAGTGCAATGTGAACAACAGTCAGTTGCGCAATGTACTATGGTACAACTCGAAGGGTGAACTTTTGGAGGAATCAGGAGAACTAG ATGGAAAATGGCTTATTTTAGACAGTGGAGAGCTAAATATCACCAGAATTACATTTGCCGATCGAGGTCGTTACACATGTGTCTCAAAAAACTCTCATGGAACCTTAAATTATACAGTCACCTTGCGTGTTGTCTTCACTACAGGCGACATGGGTGTTTATTATATGATCGTTTGCCTCATTGCTTTCACAATTGTTATGATATTGAACATCACTCGTCTCTGCATGATGAGCAGTCATCTGAGGAAAACTGAAAAAGCAATCAACGATTTCTTTAAGAtggaaggagcagaaaaattgcagaaggcatttgaaattGCAAAACGCATTCCTATTATTACATCTGCAAAAACACTAGAACTAGCCAAAGTAACTCAGTTCAAGACCATGGAGTTTGCAAGGTACATTGAAGAACTTGCTCGTAGTGTTCCGCTACCACCTCTTATCTTGAACTGCAGAGCATTTGTAGAGGATATCATCGAAGCTGTATGGATGGAAGATCCAGAACAGgcaacaaatgaaaataaagatggacaggtagttaGGGGCAATGAGGATATTTACACTATTGGTACTGAAATACAACGCAGCAGTTCACCTGCAGGTGAATCAGATGACTCCTATGTGCATGAGGAATGCCAAGAGATTGCAGTTCAAGTTTCAGTACATTCCCAATCAGAAAAACAGAGCATTGACACACTATCTCAAGGAAGCAGTCGACTTGAACATAGTGAAGAGAGTTTATCTAAgatacaaacaaacaaaacagatgGGGTAGTGTATGAAAGCCATATATAG